A region of Dictyostelium discoideum AX4 chromosome 1 chromosome, whole genome shotgun sequence DNA encodes the following proteins:
- a CDS encoding hypothetical protein (Q19958 Stomatin protein 2), with the protein MDTYKIYNNNNINFWYYLKTNGDRIVGTWADSSSTFIPNNNINNSGGGDGEDSNARVGLAIALYIIVFSILFLTLIISKKIIKIVRHTEVMIIERFGRYHRILNPGIHILAPFIDSPRVIHWRYVDLPVGAKKTQVMIQNTDRIDMREHVITFGRQHVITKDTVQINIDALMYIQVTDPMAAVYSVQNLPDSVELLAQTTLRNIIATLTLDDTFSSREFINSQLKERTMKDAERWGVTIKRVEVAGIRPPKDIKHAMEMQIQRDREKRSVILHAEGEKESMIVKSKGLAAKVVLSSESDKTVSIQNAKGFAESKRLKSQADAEVIRLIRKGIDNSNVSTTGYLVSSNYLDKLSQIPTSETQLYLLPETSFNFATSISKSIKND; encoded by the exons ATGGATACTTACAAAA tttataataataataatataaatttttggt attatttaaaaactaatGGTGATAGAATTGTTGGAACATGGGCAGATAGTAGTAGTACATTtataccaaataataatatcaataatagtggtggtggtgatggagAAGACTCAAATGCCAGAGTTGGATTGGCAATAGCATTGTATATAAttgtattttcaatattatttttaacattaataatttcaaaaaagataataaagataGTTAGACATACTGAAGTTATGATCATTGAAAGATTTGGTAGATATCATAGAATTTTAAATCCTGGTATACATATTTTAGCACCTTTTATAGATTCACCAAGAGTTATACATTGGAGATATGTTGATTTACCTGTTGGTGCAAAGAAAACTCAAGTCATGATTCAAAATACTGATAGAATCGATATGAGAGAACATGTTATTACATTTGGAAGACAACATGTTATTACCAAAGATACCGTTCAAATTAATATAGATGCCCTAATGTATATTCAAGTGACAGATCCAATGGCAGCTGTGTATTCAGTTCAAAATTTACCAGACTCTGTTGAATTGTTAGCACAAACTACTCTACGTAATATTATTGCAACATTGACATTAGATGATACATTCTCATCGAGGGAATTCATTAATTCACAATTGAAAGAACGTACAATGAAAGATGCTGAAAGATGGGGTGTCACTATTAAACGTGTCGAGGTAGCTGGTATTAGACCTCCAAAAGATATTAAACATGCAATGGAGATGCAAATACAAAGAGATCGTGAAAAGAGATCCGTTATACTCCATGCTGAAGGTGAAAAAGAAAGTATGATTGTAAAAAGTAAAGGTTTGGCTGCAAAGGTCGTACTCTCTTCAGAGTCTGATAAAACTGTATCCATTCAAAATGCTAAAGGTTTTGCTGAATCCAAACGTTTAAAAAGTCAAGCTGACGCCGAGGTAATTCGTCTCATTCGTAAAGGtattgataattcaaatgtTAGTACAACTGGTTATTTGGTTAgttcaaattatttagataAATTATCTCAAATTCCAACTTCTGAAActcaattatatttattaccAGAAACTTCTTTTAat ttTGCAAcctcaatttcaaaatctattaaaaatgattaa
- the serC gene encoding phosphoserine aminotransferase, whose product MTENINEFRVNNFGAGPGCIPTEVLLEAQKELLNFQGCGKSIMEVSHRGKEFEGVINETKSNLKKLLSISDDYDILFLQGGASSLFAGIPMNLCENGVEDIVDFIVTGSWSKQASNDGKYFCKVNKVVDMEKEKFLTVTEPQSWKFSPDAKYVHYCDNETIHGIEMPISTPDHLPSNLIKVCDMSSNFLSKPIDVNKFDLIFAGAQKNAGISGITIVIIKKSLLLKTKPNVPSVFNFLKKSQNNSLDNTPPTFNIYITGLILKWIINKGGLSEIEKLNIAKAHALYEYIDNSNSFYKCSIDKNYRSRMNVVFRIQDGNTELEEKFIKEASKENITDIKGHRSVGGLRVSLYNAITIDQTLILINFMTNFHNNNK is encoded by the exons atgacagaaaatattaatgaatttagagttaataattttggagCAGGACCAGGATGTATTCCAACTGAAGTTTTATTAGAAGcacaaaaagaattattaaattttcaaggTTGTGGTAAAAGTATAATGGAAGTATCACATAGGGGTAAAGAATTTGAAGGTGTAATCAATGAAaccaaatcaaatttaaagaaattattatcaatctctgatgattatgatatattatttttacaaggTGGTGCATCATCTTTATTTGCAGGTATTCCAATGAATTTATGTGAAAATGGTGTTGAGGATATTGTTGATTTCATAGTAACAGGATCATGGTCAAAACAAGCCTCAAACGATGGGAAATACTTTTGCAAAGTTAATAAAGTCGTTGATATGGAGAAAGAGAAATTCCTAACTGTTACAGAGCCACAATCATGGAAATTCTCACCAGATGCAAAGTATGTCCACTATTGTGATAATGAAACCATTCATGGTATTGAAATGCCAATTTCAACACCTGATCATTTACCATCAAATCTTATCAAAGTTTGTGATATGTCTTCAAACTTTTTATCAAAACCAATCGATGtcaataaatttgatttaattttcgCAGGTGCTCAAAAAAATGCTGGTATCTCTGGTATTACAATagttataattaaaaaatctttattattaaaaacaaaaccaaATGTACCTtcagtttttaatttttta aaaaaaagtcaaaataattcattagataatacaccaccaacatttaatatttatattacaggattaatattgaaatggATTATTAATAAAGGTGGTTTaagtgaaattgaaaaattaaatattgcaAAAGCACATGCACTTTATGAatatattgataattcaaatagtTTCTATAAATGTTCAATCGATAAGAACTATAGATCAAGAATGAATGTTGTATTTAGAATTCAAGATGGTAATACTGAATTGGAAGAGAAATTCATTAAAGAAGcttcaaaagaaaatatcaCCGATATTAAAGGTCATAGATCTGTTGGTGGTTTAAGAGTTTCTTTATATAATGCAATCACTATTGATcaaactttaattttaattaattttatgacaaattttcataataataataaataa
- the tnpo gene encoding hypothetical protein: MSEWVPNQDGLKQLVYVLNLSNSTSREVHDQIREELDKFHSVPDYNNYLTLIFKSNELQPHIRSVAGLVLKTNIKQYFEKMPREVQNYIKREILPVLSDPDASVRHTVGNIITNLIKKSCFSEWPELLPALNLALDSNSQDLIEGSLYTLSLLCEDSTKKLDSDDSGRALNQLIPKLIMFFKCNNADFRKKALVSISYFIISMPGALLINMEAFLKGIFSMSEDPSEAVRTNVCKTLVTLVETKIEFLLPYIKDVIQYMLHATKDKSEEVALEACEFWTAISQAEGCRDLLRDYLPVLVPILLNGMVYTEQDYEYLDQGDDSMTPDRPQDIKPFIASTKSHGSGSSGGGQDTGFVNPDNNNNSNNNNSSNNNSSNNNNNNNNEDDEEYNDDDDDDDDDGFEDEAWTIRKSSAFAIDVLSGIFPDAEYLSVTLPLIEQRMNEQNPWPVRESAILALGAIADGSKNGLAPHLSKVIPYLINTLNDPKPLVRSITCWTLSRYSYWIAQADGRDYLHPLVVNLLNRIVDNNKKVQEAACSAFATLEEEADLLLIPYLQMILVTFVNAFGKYQAKNLLILYDAISTLAKVVGNELNKPELINILVPPLLQKFNALDDSNKNLLPLLGCLNQVCSSIGAGLQNLISLFFNRSIKLIEGSLQAHYKYNNQDQKGSSSSSDQDFIVAALDLLQGLSEGIGTSIESLIPNSNLPHLLLQCMNLRGSDVLQSSFALLGDMSKFCLIHFKQYIPDYLNILTNNLYPEYLSVCNNASWAIGEIAIRMPDEVKPFVVAIRDRLISNINKVNLNRGVLENTAVTIGRLGIVSPADISPFVDKFIQCWCMAIRRKTDDIEKDSAFRGMWLIINNNPNGALRHLVYICDAVASWDKMQPDLYEAYFKLLHMYKTSMGGVWAQFYNQFPEQLREILNEKFKLNQDISQ; the protein is encoded by the exons ATGAGTGAATGGGTACCAAACCAAGATGGTTTAAAACAGTTAGtttatgttttaaatttatcaaattcaacatcaaGAGAAGTTCATGACCAAATTAGAgag GAATTAGATAAATTCCATTCAGTACCAGATTATAATAACTATCTAACACTTATATTCAAAAGTAATGAATTACAACCACATATTAGAAGTGTTGCAGGTTTAGTTTTAAAGACTAATATCAAACAATACTTTGAAAAAATGCCAAGAGAAGTTCAAAACTATATCAAAAGGGAGATTTTACCAGTTTTATCTGACCCAGATGCTTCAGTTCGTCATACAGTTGGTAATAtcattacaaatttaattaaaaagagtTGTTTTTCT gaATGGCCAGAATTATTACCAGCATTAAATTTAGCATTAGATAGTAATAGtcaagatttaattgaagGTTCACTTTATACATTATCATTGTTATGTGAAGATTCAACTAAAAAACTTGATTCAGATGATAGTGGTAGAgcattgaatcaattaattccAAAATTGATTATGTTTTTCAAATGCAATAATGCAGATTTCAGAAAGAAAGCATTGGTATCCATTTCCTATTTCATTATTAGTATGCCAGGAGCATTGCTTATCAATATGGAAGCATTTTTAAAGGGTATCTTTTCAATGAGTGAAGATCCATCAGAAGCTGTTAGAACCAATGTTTGTAAGACATTGGTTACCTTGGTAGAGACAAAGATCGAATTTTTACTACCATACATTAAAGATGTCATTCAGTATATGTTACATGCTACCAAAGATAAATCTGAAGAGGTAGCATTGGAGGCATGTGAATTTTGGACAGCAATATCTCAAGCTGAAGGTTGCAGAGATTTATTAAGAGATTATTTACCAGTATTAGTACCAATTCTATTGAATGGTATGGTTTATACCGAACAAGATTATGAATATTTAGATCAAGGTGATGATTCAATGACACCTGATAGACCACAGGATATTAAGCCATTTATAGCATCAACTAAATCAcatggtagtggtagtagtggtggtgggcAAGATACAGGTTTTGTAAATccagataataataataatagtaacaataataatagtagcaataataatagtagcaataataataataataataataatgaggatgatgaagaatataatgatgatgatgatgatgacgatgatgatggatTTGAAGATGAAGCATGGACAATTAGAAAGAGTTCAGCTTTTGCAATTGATGTTTTATCAGGAATATTTCCAGATGCAGAATATTTATCAGTTACATTACCATTGATTGAACAACGTATGAATGAACAAAATCCATGGCCAGTTAGAGAATCGGCCATTTTAGCATTGGGTGCAATTGCAGATGGAAGTAAGAATGGATTGGCACCTCATCTTTCAAAAGTAATACCTTATTTAATCAATACATTGAATGATCCAAAACCATTGGTACGTAGTATAACATGTTGGACATTATCACGTTACTCCTATTGGATTGCACAAGCGGATGGACGTGATTACCTTCATCCATTGGTTGTCAACTTGCTTAATCGTATCGttgataacaataaaaagGTTCAAGAAGCAGCATGTTCAGCATTTGCAACATTGGAAGAGGAAGCTGATCTCCTCTTGATACCATATCttcaaatgattttggtCACATTTGTCAATGCATTTGGAAAATATCAAGCAAAGAATCTCTTGATTCTCTACGATGCAATCTCAACATTGGCCAAGGTGGTAGGTAATGAATTGAATAAACCAGAGTTGATCAATATATTGGTACCACCACTCTTACAGAAATTCAATGCATTGGATGATTCAAATAAGAATCTATTACCATTGTTGGGTTGTTTGAATCAAGTTTGCTCCTCCATTGGTGCAGGacttcaaaatttaatttctttgtttttcaatcgttcaattaaattaattgaaggtTCATTACAAGctcattataaatataataatcaagATCAAAAGGGCTCATCATCGTCGTCTGATCAAGATTTCATTGTTGCAGCATTGGATCTCTTACAAGGTCTATCCGAAGGTATTGGTACATCGATCGAATCACTCATTCCAAATAGTAATTTACCTCATCTCCTCTTACAATGTATGAATCTTCGTGGCTCCGATGTTTTACAATCAAGTTTTGCACTTCTTGGTGATATGAGTAAATTCTGTCTCATTCATTTCAAACAATACATACCAGACTATTTAAATATCCTCACAAACAATCTATATCCAGAGTATTTATCGGTTTGTAATAATGCAAGTTGGGCAATCGGTGAAATTGCCATTAGAATGCCTGATGAAGTTAAACCATTCGTGGTTGCAATTCGTGACCGTTTAATTTCAAACATCAATAAAGTCAATTTAAATCGTGGTGTACTTGAAAATACCGCTGTAACCATTGGTCGTTTGGGTATCGTTTCACCTGCTGATATCTCTCCATTTGTCGACAAGTTTATTCAATGTTGGTGTATGGCCATTCGTAGAAAAactgatgatattgaaaagGATTCAGCTTTTCGTGGTATGTGGTTAATCATTAACAATAATCCAAATGGTGCTTTACGTCATTTAGTTTACATTTGTGACGCTGTTGCCTCTTGGGATAAAATGCAACCTGATCTCTATGAAGCTTACTTTAAACTTTTACATATGTATAAAACTAGTATGGGTGGTGTTTGGGCTCAATTCTATAATCAATTTCCAGAACAACTTcgtgaaattttaaatgagaaatttaaattgaatcaaGATATAtctcaataa
- the osbB gene encoding oxysterol binding family protein, member 2, producing MAKTKILNKNNKKEEIIDQEENEVDVKTTCKELSPPTDLEIENLEKLENSGASRLHIVLSFIKKNGIGIGTDLTHFEFASSFLLPHSTHEYYSDNMAREFDILLKSNIDNEIERLLGVFKYILSIKPIIEDSTRSPLRSVNGETKSSNFHVTIIDEQDKSEKIIKDNYYMVETLDQEKAFVGSCIYNKREGVKVHFNTETKTIFNGTNIKLPIIGNIIIRFEKFNEEYTITNPTLYGRYLRGFVEYCGETTITSKNSKYYIKKTNLAKPLIGGNVNMVEAKLLYGDDPNPLFKINGSWSNEMEIINCKTKETKLLYKRPFNYFTKIIPDILPTDSSIVWKDIIVPISKGEKINISKERSKILEYQKKLNWKISQFHLNTDNNIWEPIIYKD from the exons ATggcaaaaactaaaatattaaataaaaataataaaaaagaagaaattattgatcaagaagaaaatgaagtTGATGTTAAAACAACTTGTAAAGAACTATCACCACCAACTGATTTAGAAATTGAGAATTTAGAAAAGCTTGAAAATTCTGGTGCATCGAGACTACACATTGTtctttcatttattaaaaaaaatggtataGGTATTGGAACAGATTTAACTCATTTTGAATTTGCGTCAAGTTTTTTACTCCCCCATTCAACACATGAATATTATTCAGATAATATGGCAAGGgaatttgatattttattaaa atcaaataTAGAcaatgaaattgaaagattattaggagtttttaaatatattttatcaataaaaCCTATTATTGAAGATTCAACTAGATCACCACTTCGTTCGGTTAATGGTGAAACAAAAAGTTCAAATTTTCACGTTACAATTATTGATGAACAAgataaaagtgaaaaaataattaaagataattaCTATATGGTAGAGACATTGGATCAAGAAAAAGCTTTTGTTGGATCatgtatttataataaaagagAAGGTGTAAAAGTACACTTTAATACtgaaacaaaaacaatttttaatggaacaaatattaaactaccaataattggtaatattattattcgttttgaaaaatttaatgaagaGTATACAATAACCAATCCAACTCTCTATGGTCGTTATTTAAGAGGATTTGTTGAATATTGTGGTGAAACTACCATTACatctaaaaattcaaaatattatataaaaaaaacaaatcttGCAAAACCATTAATTGGTGGAAATGTAAATATGGTTGAggctaaattattatatggtGATGATCCAAATCcactatttaaaataaatggtTCTTGGTCAAATGAAAtggaaattataaattgtaaAACTAAAGAAACTAAACTTCTTTATAAAAGaccatttaattattttacaaaaataattCCTGATATTTTACCAACAGATTCTTCAATTGTTTGGAAAGATATTATAGTACCAATTAGCAAGggtgaaaaaattaatatttcaaaagagAGATCAAAAATACTTGAGtatcaaaagaaattaaattggaaaatatctcaatttcatttgaatacagataataatatttgggaaccaataatttataaagattga
- the mpdu1 gene encoding cystinosin/ERS1p repeat-containing protein, translating into MESVIGQVNQVIKTTLGPEWDLSLLISKALGYGIIAGSLLLKVPQILKVASSKSAESLSASSIAMENIGFTISLLAGYKLLNPFSTYGESAFILVQNFFLLILVLKYTQKLNAVFFTGLALYAGAVFAALNYVDNDGFNLLLKLNIPLFIISKFPQIITIIKNKSVGQLSFITCFLNLAGSLARVFTTIKEVNNPVILLSYGIGSFLNSIILILFFVYGTKKVPARKQVGTKKTN; encoded by the exons aTGGAATCAGTTATTGGACAAGTAAATCAAGTAATTAAAACTACATTAGGACCAGAATGGGATTTAAGTTTACTCATTAGTAAAGCTTTAGGTTATGGAATTATTGCAGgctcattattattaaaagtacCACAAATACTTAAAGTTGCAAGTAGCAAATCTGCAGAATCTTTATCTGCTTCATCAATTGCCATGGAAAATATTGG TTTCACAATTTCACTCCTTGCAGGttataaattattgaatCCATTTTCAACCTATGGTGAAAGTGCATTCATTTTAGTTCAAAATTTCttccttttaattttagttttaaaatatactcaaaaattaaatgctGTCTTTTTTACTGGTTTAGCTTT ATATGCAGGAGCTGTTTTTGCTGCATTAAATTATGTCGATAACGATGgtttcaatttattattg aaaCTCAATATTCCATTATTCATTATTAGCAAATTCCCACAAatcattaccatcatcaaGAATAAGAGTGTTGGTCAACTTTCATTCATTACTTGTTTCTTAAATTTGGCTGGTAGTTTAGCACGTGTTTTCACAACCATCAAAGAAGTTAATAATCCAGTTA ttttattaagTTATGGAATTGGAAGTTTCTTAAATAGTATTATTTTAATCCTCTTCTTTGTATATGGAACTAAAAAAGTACCAGCAAGAAAACAAGTTGGTACTaagaaaacaaattaa
- the osbC gene encoding oxysterol binding family protein, member 3 gives MGKSDRKLTEENSIENGVKPGKLTEEEMDAIDNSSQSKIVAIASMAKRLGLGLGSDLSQVEYPSSFIAPFSTLNFFSNNFANHFNILLRANKIENEMDRLIEVFKYSTTIHKIPEDCMKVPLNAVIGETQSLNFQTPDLNSPNDLISDNYLITEQVSELPPNTATCIYNKKEGVKALFNHESKIVFQITNVKTPTTGRKYVRFDKFDEEYDIEFPVLHSRFMRGFVEYCGEGSIKSNKSKCFVSTNYIAKPLIGGNYHAYEAKVYNGIDSKPIYKISGQWDGESKITNLKTNETKPFFKNITTTTNFTPTILNTDSSVVWGKIIQSVAQGKPINLAREKSKIIENQKTLNWAPSQFFLNLEMGVWEPKLLND, from the exons atggGAAAATCAGATAGAAAATTAACAGAAGAGAATAGTATAGAAAATGGAGTTAAACCAGGGAAATTAACAGAAGAAGAAATGGATGcaattgataattcatcTCAATCAAAGATAGTAGCGATTGCAAGTATGGCAAAAAGATTAGGATTAGGACTTGGAAGTGATTTATCACAAGTGGAATATCCATCATCTTTTATAGCACctttttcaactttaaatttcttttcaaataattttgcaaatcatttcaatattttattacg tgcaaataaaattgaaaatgaaatggaTAGATTAATTgaagtttttaaatattcaacaacaatacaTAAAATTCCAGAAGATTGTATGAAAGTTCCATTGAATGCAGTTATTGGTGAAActcaatcattaaattttcaaacaCCAGATTTAAATAGtccaaatgatttaatttcagataattatttaataactGAACAAGTTAGTGAATTACCACCAAATACTGCGACttgtatatataataaaaaggaAGGCGTAAAAGCATTATTTAACCATGAATCAAAGATTGTATTTCAAATTACAAATGTAAAAACCCCAACAACTGGTAGAAAATATGTAcgttttgataaatttgatgagGAATATGATATTGAATTCCCAGTTTTACATAGTCGTTTCATGAGAGGTTTCGTTGAATATTGTGGTGAaggttcaattaaatcaaataaatcaaaatgtTTTGTTTCAACAAATTATATTGCAAAACCGttaattggtggtaattATCATGCATATGAAGCTAAAGTTTATAATGGTATTGATTCAAAAccaatatataaaattagtgGTCAATGGGATGGTGAAAGTAAaataacaaatttaaaaacaaatgaaacaaaaccattctttaaaaatattacaactactacaaatTTCACtccaacaattttaaatactgATTCAAGTGTAGTTTGGGGTAAAATCATTCAATCTGTTGCTCAAGGTAAACCTATCAATTTAGCAAgagaaaaatcaaaaataattgaaaatcaaaaaactttaaattggGCTCCATcacaattctttttaaatcttgAAATGGGTGTTTGGgaaccaaaattattaaatgattaa